A section of the Schistosoma haematobium chromosome ZW, whole genome shotgun sequence genome encodes:
- the SETD2_2 gene encoding Histone-lysine N-methyltransferase setd2 (EggNog:ENOG410VA0N~COG:U), which translates to MSEEKVIRKSSKIEDSGDLDSWDEDEGLTFALKNFTSQREAQISRELDLKSWKSLSYSGHTCELYLVSRLAPNFATVCRVLYEIRKRCPSFIPKSLFDFGSGLGTVTWATNTVWPVGCVRHHYLVEPSLHMTRISEFMFQKQGSVQPSEFVFPGVYHRRFMPSTKNQYNLVVCANTLLEIPCKSSRSRVISSLWEKTTDFLVFIEQGTKSGFQAILEARDFLRTNGGPDVHIFSPCPHVQTCGKKDSNCNIVVRYYNFGLTRFKSEPSSELISYLVVSKGDWRRHQVPVVKPEPDQLPRIVTHKLFKHDQPIHDICMPSGAVERVLFPKQQTDAGLYYYMKQAHSGDIVPAEVVATNESEHMIECVNEEDKENKPS; encoded by the exons ATGTCTGAG GAAAAAGTTATCCGTAAATCGTCGAAAATTGAGGACTCCGGGGACTTGGATTCATGGGATGAAGACGAAGGTCTGACGTTCGCTCTGAAGAACTTTACTTCTCAACGTGAAGCCCAAATTAGTAGAGAATTGGATTTAAAGTCATGGAAATCACTAAG TTACTCTGGGCATACTTGTGAGCTGTACCTTGTCTCACGTTTGGCACCCAACTTTGCTACCGTTTGCCGCGTCTTGTACGAAATCCGTAAACGATGCCCAAGTTTTATTCCAAAGTCATTATTTGATTTTGGCTCTGGGCTCGGAACAGTCACCTG GGCGACAAACACAGTCTGGCCAGTTGGTTGCGTACGCCATCATTATCTGGTGGAACCATCATTACATATGACACGAATATCGGAGTTTATGTTTCAAAAGCAGGGGAGTGTTCAACCCTCTGAATTTGTGTTTCCTGGTGTTTACCATCGCCGCTTCATGCCTAGTACCAAG aaTCAATATAATTTGGTAGTCTGTGCTAACACTTTACTGGAAATCCCATGCAAATCTTCTCGTTCACGTGTTATTTCATCATTGTGGGAGAAAACAACTGATTTTCTGGTCTTTATTGAACAAGGAACAAAGTCCGGATTTCAGGCAATACTTGAAGCAAGGGACTTTTTG CGCACAAATGGGGGACCTGATGTTCATATTTTCAGTCCA tgTCCTCATGTGCAGACTTGTGGAAAAAAGGATTCCAACTGTAACATTGTTGTACGATATTACAACTTTGGATTAACGCGA TTCAAAAGTGAACCGTCTAGCGAGCTCATTTCTTATTTGGTTGTATCAAAGGGGGATTGGCGAAGACATCAAGTCCCAGTCGTAAAACCTGAACCTGACCAATTGCCTCGGATTGTTACTCATAAACTATTCAAACACGATCAGCCCATTCACGATATATGTATGCCTTCCGGTGCAGTTGAACGTGTTCTATTCCCTAAACAACAGACTGATGC AGGTCTATATTACTACATGAAACAAGCACATTCTGGTGATATCGTCCCTGCTGAAGTGGTGGCCACAAATGAATCAGAGCATATGATTGAGTGTGTGAACGAAGAAGATAAAGAAAATAAACCGTCTtga